Proteins co-encoded in one Gemmatimonadetes bacterium SCN 70-22 genomic window:
- a CDS encoding transposase has protein sequence MSTRPSRKPFAPEVRERAVRLVREQRDAYPTQWAAIQAIAPKIGCSAEALRTWVRRAERDAGERPGLTTDERERLKALERENRELKRANEILRKASAFFAAAELDRFTK, from the coding sequence ATGAGCACGAGACCGAGCAGGAAGCCCTTCGCCCCCGAGGTACGTGAGCGGGCCGTCCGCCTGGTGCGGGAGCAGCGGGACGCGTATCCGACACAGTGGGCGGCGATCCAGGCCATCGCCCCGAAGATCGGCTGCTCCGCCGAGGCCCTCCGGACCTGGGTCCGCCGGGCGGAGCGGGATGCCGGCGAGCGCCCCGGGCTGACGACCGACGAGCGTGAGCGGCTCAAGGCGCTGGAGCGGGAGAATCGGGAGCTCAAGCGGGCGAACGAGATCCTGCGCAAGGCCAGCGCGTTTTTCGCCGCGGCGGAGCTCGACCGCTTCACGAAGTAG
- a CDS encoding transposase → MYAFIDAHRTAYGVEPICHFLGIAPSGYYKHRARVADPARRSARAQRDAVLLGDIGRVYEQHHEVYGARKVWHQLRREGIAVARCTVERLMRAAGLQGVVRGATVRTTRPADRESATSPDLVQRQFAAERPNQLWVADFTYVATWRGFVYVAFVIDVFSRRIVGGRAHTRMQTDLVLDALEQALHDRELDGRLVVHSDRGSQYVAMRYTERLADAGAAPSLGSVGDAYDNALAESVIGLFKTEVIHRRGPWRGFDDVEYATLEWVAWFNQQRLLAPLGYVPPAEFEEQYYRQQQDEHVDVAQTTPTMAGALN, encoded by the coding sequence ATGTACGCGTTCATTGACGCGCATCGCACAGCCTACGGCGTCGAGCCGATCTGCCATTTCCTGGGGATCGCGCCGTCGGGCTACTACAAGCACCGCGCACGTGTGGCCGATCCGGCGCGCCGCTCCGCGCGGGCACAGCGGGACGCCGTGCTGCTCGGGGACATCGGGCGCGTCTACGAGCAGCATCACGAGGTCTACGGCGCGCGCAAGGTGTGGCACCAGCTCCGGCGCGAGGGGATCGCGGTGGCCCGCTGCACCGTCGAGCGCCTGATGCGCGCGGCGGGGCTCCAGGGCGTGGTACGAGGCGCGACGGTACGCACGACGCGCCCCGCCGACCGGGAGAGCGCGACGTCGCCGGATCTCGTTCAGCGGCAGTTCGCGGCGGAGCGGCCGAACCAGCTCTGGGTGGCGGATTTCACGTATGTAGCGACCTGGCGCGGCTTCGTCTACGTGGCCTTCGTCATCGACGTCTTCTCGCGGCGTATCGTCGGCGGGCGGGCGCATACCCGGATGCAGACGGACCTCGTGCTCGATGCCCTCGAGCAGGCGCTGCACGACCGGGAGCTCGATGGCCGCCTCGTCGTCCACTCGGATCGTGGCTCGCAGTACGTGGCAATGCGGTACACCGAGCGGCTCGCCGACGCGGGGGCCGCGCCGTCCCTGGGCAGCGTTGGTGACGCGTACGACAACGCGTTGGCCGAGTCGGTGATCGGTCTCTTCAAGACCGAGGTGATCCACCGTCGCGGGCCCTGGCGCGGCTTCGACGACGTGGAGTACGCGACCCTCGAGTGGGTCGCGTGGTTCAATCAGCAGCGCCTCCTCGCGCCGCTCGGCTATGTTCCCCCCGCCGAGTTCGAGGAGCAGTATTACCGACAGCAGCAGGACGAGCACGTTGACGTCGCCCAGACCACCCCGACGATGGCTGGAGCACTCAACTAA